From a region of the Hymenobacter jejuensis genome:
- a CDS encoding AtpZ/AtpI family protein yields the protein MVPHPPAPEKPDKSDSDRLRNFAKYSGIAFQMLATIGLCAWAGTWLDGHFHNARPWYTIGLMLLGVVGALVQVIRSVTRD from the coding sequence ATGGTCCCCCATCCGCCAGCACCTGAGAAGCCCGACAAATCCGACTCCGATCGGCTGCGCAACTTTGCCAAATATTCGGGCATCGCTTTTCAGATGCTGGCTACGATTGGGCTGTGTGCTTGGGCCGGTACGTGGCTCGACGGGCATTTTCACAATGCTCGGCCCTGGTACACGATCGGCCTGATGCTGCTGGGCGTTGTGGGGGCACTGGTGCAAGTCATTCGTTCTGTTACCCGCGATTAA